In Streptomyces capitiformicae, one genomic interval encodes:
- a CDS encoding SDR family NAD(P)-dependent oxidoreductase — translation MNGAKSEVDADFWRIVAETDREQLADELGVGQGSLDAVLPALSSWRERLNEQSALERWRYKVTWTPVTGATGTDVAESAGTWLVVTPSDGSAQDWTDASVRRLTESGAAVVRLEADALGATRAELADRIRDALAGADDAPTGVLSLLALAQDTSVTQVSAGAIGTLTLAQALGDAGIQAPLWCLTRGAVSVTPDDDVDADQAQVWGMGIVAALEHPDRWGGLIDVPMKPGTADESDVSMAGAPQSHEQRVLDRLVAALAGLPAEGQVGGQTGAAYEDQLAIRSSGLYARRLTRAPRPRSAATSAAKWQARGTYLVTGGTGGLGGRLAADLARSGAEHLVLISRSGPDAPAAPAIRAELEELGARVTIAACDVADRAALAALVADLDADESAGSGIRGVVHAAGVGQLVELAAMDVPEFARVVASKVSGARNLDELFGDRPLDVFLCYSSISSVWGGGGQAAYAAGNAYLDALVRGRRRRGVTGTSVAWGAWAEAGLATGRTGEDLRTRGVVTMATELAVEALRQALADDETELMVADIDWERFAPVYTMSRPSPLFLQLADAQRALMATSAADTEEQGAERQRLRDTLTALPAPERLRKITELVRTHAALVLGHTASDSVKSERPFRELGFDSLTAVDFRNRLGAATGLALPTTLVFDHPTPDILGRHLLGELLGDGPDATAAEPVFAELGKLELAWSAAATDFDAETRSSITARLQALVARMADAGQGGSALAGSTGTGSAAGLGPDVELLLDGASDDELFDFISKELD, via the coding sequence GTGAACGGTGCGAAGAGCGAGGTGGACGCGGACTTCTGGCGGATCGTGGCGGAGACGGACCGTGAGCAACTCGCCGATGAACTCGGTGTGGGGCAGGGGTCGTTGGATGCCGTGCTGCCCGCCCTGTCGTCCTGGCGGGAGCGACTCAACGAGCAGTCCGCGCTGGAGCGTTGGCGTTACAAGGTGACGTGGACGCCGGTCACCGGAGCGACCGGTACCGACGTGGCCGAGTCGGCCGGAACCTGGCTGGTGGTGACCCCCTCCGACGGTTCCGCACAGGACTGGACGGACGCCTCGGTCCGTCGGCTCACCGAGTCCGGGGCAGCGGTCGTCCGCCTGGAGGCCGATGCCCTCGGCGCCACCCGCGCTGAACTGGCCGACCGGATACGGGATGCCCTGGCAGGGGCGGACGACGCCCCCACAGGCGTACTGTCGCTGCTCGCCCTGGCCCAGGACACCTCCGTGACGCAGGTGTCGGCCGGTGCCATCGGCACCCTGACGCTCGCCCAGGCACTCGGTGACGCCGGGATCCAGGCCCCGCTGTGGTGCCTGACCCGGGGTGCGGTCTCCGTCACTCCCGACGATGACGTCGATGCCGACCAGGCCCAGGTCTGGGGCATGGGCATCGTCGCGGCGCTGGAGCACCCCGACCGTTGGGGCGGCCTCATCGACGTACCGATGAAGCCCGGGACCGCCGACGAATCGGACGTATCGATGGCGGGCGCACCGCAGTCACACGAGCAGCGCGTCCTCGACCGCCTCGTCGCCGCACTCGCCGGTCTGCCGGCCGAAGGGCAGGTCGGGGGGCAGACCGGTGCCGCGTACGAGGACCAGCTCGCCATCCGGTCTTCCGGCCTCTACGCTCGCCGCCTGACCCGCGCCCCGCGACCGCGGAGCGCCGCCACCTCTGCCGCCAAGTGGCAGGCCCGTGGCACCTACCTCGTTACGGGGGGAACCGGTGGTCTCGGCGGTCGGCTCGCCGCAGATCTGGCCCGTTCGGGTGCCGAACACCTCGTACTGATCAGCCGTAGCGGCCCCGACGCCCCGGCGGCCCCGGCAATCCGCGCCGAACTCGAGGAGCTGGGCGCCCGGGTGACCATCGCCGCCTGTGACGTCGCCGACCGCGCGGCGCTGGCCGCACTCGTCGCGGACCTCGACGCGGACGAGTCCGCCGGGTCCGGGATCCGGGGCGTGGTGCACGCGGCCGGCGTCGGGCAGCTAGTCGAGCTGGCGGCGATGGACGTACCGGAGTTCGCGCGGGTCGTCGCGTCGAAGGTGTCGGGCGCCCGTAACCTCGACGAACTGTTCGGTGACCGTCCGCTGGACGTGTTCCTGTGCTACTCCTCCATCTCCAGCGTCTGGGGCGGCGGCGGGCAGGCCGCGTACGCGGCGGGCAACGCCTACCTGGACGCACTGGTGCGAGGGCGACGCCGTCGCGGTGTGACCGGCACCTCCGTCGCGTGGGGCGCCTGGGCCGAGGCAGGGCTGGCCACCGGCCGTACCGGGGAGGACCTGCGGACCCGGGGTGTTGTGACCATGGCAACCGAACTCGCCGTCGAAGCACTGCGCCAGGCACTGGCGGACGACGAGACGGAGCTAATGGTGGCCGACATCGACTGGGAGCGATTCGCCCCCGTGTACACGATGTCCCGCCCCAGCCCGCTGTTCCTTCAACTCGCCGACGCCCAGCGAGCCTTGATGGCGACCTCGGCGGCCGACACCGAGGAGCAGGGTGCGGAGCGGCAGCGGCTCCGGGACACCCTGACGGCTCTGCCGGCCCCCGAACGGCTGCGGAAAATCACGGAGTTGGTGCGTACCCATGCCGCACTGGTCCTGGGCCACACGGCATCGGACTCAGTGAAGAGTGAACGGCCCTTCCGTGAACTGGGCTTCGACTCCCTGACCGCGGTCGACTTCCGCAACCGGCTCGGCGCCGCCACCGGCCTTGCCCTGCCCACCACCCTCGTCTTCGACCATCCGACTCCTGACATCCTCGGCCGTCATCTGCTCGGTGAGTTGCTCGGCGACGGGCCGGACGCGACGGCCGCCGAACCGGTCTTTGCCGAACTGGGCAAGCTGGAACTCGCCTGGTCCGCCGCGGCCACCGACTTCGACGCCGAGACCCGGTCGAGCATCACCGCTCGCCTCCAGGCACTCGTCGCCCGCATGGCCGACGCCGGCCAGGGTGGCTCGGCCCTCGCCGGCTCCACTGGTACGGGTTCGGCGGCGGGCCTCGGCCCGGACGTCGAGCTGCTCCTCGACGGAGCCTCGGACGACGAGCTCTTCGATTTCATCAGCAAAGAGCTGGACTGA
- a CDS encoding ABC transporter ATP-binding protein, with amino-acid sequence MNTASAPTTDETSPSARETLKALGAYVRPHRWAVALGLLCALVGAAGGLLQPLATKALVDRLAAGETIAGILIALTALVLVGTAVEAFGAYVLERTAESVVLAARRTLVGRLLRLRIAEFERIPPGDLMSRVTSDTTLLRAVSTQAVVSAATGAVSFVAAIVMMAYLDVVLLGVTLGVVVLVGGAVVLVMPKIAQATERAQEAVGEISVALERSLGAFRTVKASGAEERETAQVEAAARRAWRHGVKSAKWESVAGSADELAVQLAFLAVLAVGGARVASGDIPVSTLIAFLLYLFYLIEPVSTLVEAGSSYQEGAAALSRIAQVERLATEPVDRRTGALPGQKAAMPGPASVRFEDVSFHYRAGLPNVHTGVSFEVPGTGMTAFVGPSGAGKSTVFALIERFYEATGGRVLVDGKDVRDWSLPQLRSVIGYVEQDAPVLAGTLRENLVFAAPGATDDDIHDVLARTKLDTLVDRLPHGLDTPVGHRGSKLSGGERQRIAIARALLRKPRLLLLDEATSQLDAVNELALRDVVTEVARETTVLVVAHRLSTVTGADRIVVMDAGRVRSVGTHEELVVQDRLYAQLAATQLLAPTR; translated from the coding sequence GTGAACACCGCATCCGCCCCGACGACGGATGAGACGTCCCCGTCCGCCCGAGAGACGCTCAAGGCACTGGGCGCGTACGTCCGGCCGCACCGGTGGGCCGTCGCCCTCGGCCTGCTGTGCGCCCTGGTCGGGGCCGCCGGAGGGCTGCTGCAGCCGCTGGCCACGAAGGCACTGGTGGACCGGCTCGCCGCCGGTGAGACCATCGCCGGGATCCTGATCGCGCTCACCGCGCTGGTGCTGGTGGGTACGGCGGTCGAGGCGTTCGGCGCGTATGTGCTGGAGCGGACGGCGGAGTCGGTGGTCCTGGCCGCGCGGCGCACCCTGGTGGGGCGGTTGCTGCGGCTGCGGATCGCGGAGTTCGAGCGGATCCCGCCGGGCGATCTGATGTCCCGGGTCACCTCGGACACCACGCTGCTGCGGGCGGTCAGCACCCAGGCGGTCGTCTCCGCGGCCACGGGCGCGGTGTCCTTCGTGGCGGCGATCGTGATGATGGCGTACCTGGATGTCGTACTGCTGGGTGTGACGCTCGGGGTGGTCGTGCTGGTCGGCGGGGCCGTCGTCCTGGTGATGCCGAAGATCGCGCAGGCCACCGAGCGGGCGCAGGAGGCGGTCGGGGAGATCTCCGTAGCGCTGGAGCGGTCTCTCGGAGCGTTCCGCACGGTCAAGGCGTCCGGCGCCGAGGAGCGGGAGACCGCCCAGGTGGAGGCGGCGGCGCGGCGGGCGTGGCGGCACGGCGTGAAGAGCGCGAAGTGGGAGTCCGTGGCGGGCTCGGCCGACGAACTCGCCGTCCAGCTGGCCTTTCTCGCGGTGCTCGCGGTCGGCGGGGCGAGGGTGGCGTCCGGGGACATCCCCGTGTCCACCCTCATCGCCTTCCTGCTGTACCTCTTTTATCTGATCGAGCCGGTGTCCACGCTGGTCGAAGCCGGGTCCTCCTATCAGGAGGGGGCGGCCGCGCTCTCCCGGATCGCGCAGGTGGAACGCCTGGCGACGGAGCCGGTAGACCGGCGGACGGGCGCCCTGCCCGGGCAGAAGGCAGCGATGCCGGGTCCGGCGTCGGTCCGCTTCGAGGACGTGTCCTTCCACTACCGGGCCGGCCTGCCGAATGTCCATACGGGGGTGAGCTTCGAGGTGCCGGGCACTGGGATGACGGCCTTCGTGGGCCCCTCGGGCGCGGGCAAGTCGACGGTCTTCGCGCTCATCGAGCGGTTCTACGAGGCCACCGGCGGCCGGGTCCTGGTCGACGGCAAGGACGTGCGGGACTGGTCACTGCCCCAACTGCGGTCCGTCATCGGGTACGTGGAGCAGGACGCGCCCGTGCTGGCCGGCACTCTCAGGGAGAACCTGGTGTTCGCGGCGCCCGGCGCGACGGACGACGACATCCACGACGTCCTGGCCCGGACGAAGCTCGACACGCTCGTCGACCGACTGCCCCACGGCCTGGACACCCCGGTCGGACACCGCGGCTCGAAGCTGTCGGGCGGCGAGCGGCAGCGCATCGCCATCGCCCGAGCCCTGCTGCGCAAGCCCCGGCTGCTGCTCCTTGACGAGGCGACCTCGCAGCTTGACGCCGTCAACGAGCTGGCGCTGCGGGACGTCGTCACGGAGGTGGCCCGCGAGACCACCGTGCTGGTGGTGGCCCACCGTCTGTCGACGGTGACCGGCGCCGACCGGATCGTCGTGATGGACGCCGGCCGGGTTCGGTCGGTGGGCACCCATGAGGAACTGGTGGTCCAGGACCGGCTGTACGCGCAGCTGGCGGCCACCCAGCTCCTGGCCCCCACGCGATGA
- a CDS encoding RDD family protein, translating to MSELVTGEAVALELRPAKLPSRALAVLLDLIVAMTVYIAVTLVLAVTAAGLDEAAQMAISIAAFLLLLVGGPIAVETLSHGRSLGKLACGLRVVRDDGGPIRFRHALVRGAVGMVEILMTVGVVACIASLVSARGRRLGDVFAGTLVVRERVPAGRAPFVPPPPPWLVGRFSGLDLSAVPDGLWLAIRQYLTRMGQLDPYVGGAMAERLASDLAAHTGTPAPYGVPAGAYLAAVVHERQAREARRAFGGAAGVSGAPVVPSAPGAAAGGGLQGAPVGGPGWGGPVAQPPVASGYAPPGGSAAQVPSAGASGYVPPSGPSGYVSPVGTVRAAPGEGAGAGAPGAPVVSEAGQEPPVERPSTGFAPPA from the coding sequence GTGAGTGAGCTTGTGACTGGTGAGGCGGTGGCGCTGGAGCTGCGTCCCGCGAAGCTGCCGAGCCGTGCGCTGGCCGTGTTGCTCGACCTGATCGTGGCCATGACTGTCTACATCGCGGTGACGCTGGTCCTGGCCGTGACGGCGGCCGGGCTGGACGAGGCCGCGCAGATGGCGATATCCATCGCGGCCTTTCTGCTCCTGTTGGTGGGCGGGCCGATCGCGGTGGAGACGCTGAGTCATGGGCGTTCGCTGGGGAAGCTGGCGTGCGGGCTGCGGGTGGTGCGGGACGACGGTGGGCCGATCCGGTTCCGGCACGCGCTGGTGCGCGGTGCGGTCGGGATGGTCGAGATTCTGATGACGGTCGGGGTCGTCGCGTGTATCGCCTCGCTCGTGTCGGCGCGGGGACGGCGGCTGGGTGACGTGTTCGCGGGGACGCTGGTGGTGCGAGAGCGGGTGCCGGCGGGGCGGGCGCCGTTCGTGCCTCCGCCGCCGCCCTGGCTGGTGGGGCGGTTCTCCGGGCTCGACCTGTCGGCGGTTCCTGATGGTCTGTGGTTGGCCATTCGCCAGTACCTGACGCGGATGGGGCAGCTGGATCCGTACGTCGGTGGGGCGATGGCGGAACGTCTCGCCTCGGACCTCGCGGCGCATACGGGGACTCCGGCGCCGTATGGGGTGCCGGCGGGCGCGTATCTGGCGGCCGTGGTGCATGAGCGGCAGGCGCGGGAGGCGCGGCGGGCGTTCGGGGGCGCGGCGGGTGTCAGTGGTGCGCCGGTTGTGCCGAGTGCGCCGGGGGCTGCCGCGGGAGGGGGCTTGCAGGGTGCGCCGGTCGGTGGGCCGGGGTGGGGCGGGCCGGTGGCGCAGCCTCCCGTGGCCTCGGGGTATGCGCCGCCTGGGGGTTCTGCCGCGCAGGTTCCGTCTGCGGGGGCGTCAGGGTATGTACCGCCGTCGGGCCCGTCCGGATACGTATCGCCTGTGGGAACCGTCAGGGCGGCTCCCGGTGAGGGCGCCGGTGCGGGTGCTCCTGGGGCTCCGGTGGTGTCCGAGGCGGGGCAGGAGCCGCCGGTTGAGCGGCCGAGTACCGGGTTCGCGCCTCCTGCGTGA
- a CDS encoding stage II sporulation protein M, translating to MDLDVFVSAHRAEWDRLDALLRRQRRLNGAEVDELVVLYQRTATHLSQIQSSAPDPQLTGRLSQLVARARSVVTGTRRASWRDVTRFLTHGFPAAVYRSRHWWVPTALLSTLVAILLGWWIGTHPEVQATIAAPDELREMTRPGGQYETYYSSHPATSFAAQVWTNNAQAAAMCLVLGIFLGLPVLWTLLLNMLNLGVGIGLMASAGRLDVFLGLILPHGLLELTAVFVAAGTGLRLGWTLIDPGPRTRRSALAEEGRAALGMAIGLALVLFVSGAIEGFVTPSGLPTWARISIGVLAELAFLAYVYVLGGRAARAGDTGDVEEHERSAAVPTAA from the coding sequence ATGGACCTCGATGTCTTCGTGTCCGCCCATCGCGCCGAGTGGGACCGTCTCGACGCCCTGCTCCGCCGCCAGCGCCGCCTCAATGGTGCCGAGGTCGACGAACTCGTCGTCCTCTACCAGCGCACGGCCACCCATCTCTCGCAGATCCAGTCCAGCGCCCCCGACCCTCAGCTCACCGGCCGCCTGAGCCAACTGGTGGCACGCGCGCGTAGCGTCGTGACGGGCACCCGACGAGCCTCCTGGCGCGACGTCACCCGCTTCCTGACCCACGGTTTCCCCGCCGCGGTCTACCGCTCACGCCACTGGTGGGTCCCCACAGCTCTCCTCTCCACACTCGTGGCGATCCTCCTGGGCTGGTGGATCGGCACACACCCGGAGGTCCAGGCCACCATCGCGGCCCCCGACGAACTGCGCGAGATGACCCGCCCCGGCGGCCAGTACGAGACGTACTACTCCAGCCATCCCGCCACCTCATTCGCCGCCCAGGTATGGACGAACAACGCCCAGGCCGCCGCGATGTGCCTGGTCCTGGGCATCTTTCTGGGACTACCGGTCCTGTGGACCCTGCTCCTGAACATGCTCAACCTGGGCGTGGGCATCGGCCTCATGGCTTCAGCCGGCCGCCTCGACGTCTTCCTCGGCCTGATCCTCCCGCACGGCCTCCTGGAACTGACCGCCGTCTTCGTAGCCGCCGGCACGGGCCTACGCCTCGGCTGGACGCTCATCGACCCCGGCCCCCGAACCCGCCGCTCGGCTTTGGCCGAGGAGGGGCGAGCCGCCCTGGGCATGGCGATAGGCCTGGCGCTGGTCCTCTTCGTGTCCGGCGCCATCGAAGGTTTCGTCACGCCGTCCGGCCTCCCCACCTGGGCCCGCATCAGCATCGGCGTCCTCGCCGAGCTCGCCTTCCTCGCGTACGTCTACGTCCTGGGCGGCCGAGCCGCGCGGGCCGGCGACACAGGCGACGTCGAGGAGCACGAACGCAGCGCCGCGGTGCCCACGGCCGCCTGA
- a CDS encoding helix-turn-helix domain-containing protein, which yields MLRIHFSDTDLARTRIAAAPDPLWEVASSLHRLQSRRGRWAYAGWYRMARQQTRERGLGRVLRSVFLPLYPRAAYFPDFLTPADAVGDLDAGLESILATPPRRVLKEVTILDRTVGAPAWAGQLARLEARKEFVGMLRAYHDAVIAPYEEQAQSRIEAERASRARGLLDGGVEGMLSGLGPMLRWRPPVLEVVYPKQVEDRNLYLNGRGLTLVPSYFNWGEPVAFADPEMPPVLWYSLLHEPSPPDAPHGVDAPEKSLITLLGRARAVALRAASTGATTGEIARAAGVSASSASRHATVLRDAGLITTIRNGPTVLHTLTPAGASLLRAASPME from the coding sequence ATGCTCCGCATTCATTTCAGCGATACAGATCTGGCGAGAACCAGGATTGCCGCCGCGCCTGATCCGCTCTGGGAAGTCGCCTCGAGTCTGCACCGATTGCAGTCGCGCAGAGGGCGGTGGGCCTACGCCGGGTGGTACCGCATGGCAAGGCAGCAGACGCGGGAGAGGGGGCTGGGGCGTGTCCTGCGGAGCGTCTTCCTGCCTTTGTATCCAAGGGCCGCTTACTTTCCGGACTTTCTAACGCCCGCTGATGCGGTGGGTGATTTGGACGCCGGACTGGAATCCATTCTGGCCACGCCTCCGCGACGGGTCCTGAAGGAAGTGACCATCCTCGACCGGACCGTCGGTGCTCCCGCGTGGGCCGGGCAACTGGCCCGGCTGGAGGCGCGCAAGGAGTTCGTGGGGATGCTGCGGGCGTACCACGACGCGGTGATCGCCCCGTACGAGGAACAGGCACAGTCCCGGATCGAGGCGGAGCGAGCGTCGCGTGCCCGTGGGCTTCTGGACGGCGGAGTCGAGGGCATGCTCTCGGGACTCGGGCCGATGCTGCGCTGGCGCCCTCCCGTCCTGGAGGTCGTCTATCCCAAGCAGGTCGAGGACCGGAACCTGTATCTGAACGGACGTGGGCTCACCCTCGTCCCTTCGTATTTCAACTGGGGGGAGCCGGTCGCCTTCGCCGACCCGGAAATGCCGCCCGTGCTCTGGTACTCGCTCCTCCACGAGCCGAGCCCCCCGGATGCCCCGCATGGCGTCGATGCCCCCGAGAAGTCTCTGATCACCCTGCTCGGGCGCGCCCGAGCGGTCGCCTTGCGCGCCGCGTCCACTGGTGCCACGACCGGCGAGATCGCCCGTGCCGCCGGAGTATCGGCATCCTCCGCCAGCAGACACGCCACCGTGCTGCGCGACGCGGGCCTCATCACCACCATCCGCAACGGCCCGACCGTGCTGCACACCCTCACCCCGGCGGGAGCGTCCTTGCTGCGCGCCGCGAGCCCGATGGAGTGA